ACTAGACATGCGATAACAATAGTCAACCCTCagttaaacattttttttctttaggcAAAAGATAAGAACAATATAGCTCTGCTACATTTTTAAAGATAGTTATATATTGCACACACAAATTGGACAAGGGccattttgaaaattatttccaacatacaaaatacaaatattcaacgatgaatgatgacTATAAAAACATAAAGTTCATCCAGTTAAAGTAAGTATCTCACCGCAAGATATTTTCTTGTGATCATTAGCAAAAACCTTGACAAGCTCCCCCTACAATTTCGACCATTAAAGAAACAAGAGATCAAAATTGAAGTGTATGCTGCAAGAAAATTAAATTCTAGACAAAAAGGTTACCTTCCTATTTCTATCATCCAAAGGCTGGACTTCAATGGCCAAATAAGTCTCCACATCATCAGCTGTGACAAGGTAGTTAGGTTGTTTTGCACCTGACATTCACAAGAATCTGAGTTCACCATCCCACAcacttaaaaaatgaataatgggAAAAAAGGAACGAGCAATACCATCTATATATTTCACTGACCCATCTTCCAAATAACGCACCCACTGATTAACATGAAAACAAGCAATGTTAAATagcttaaaaataaattaaaatgtgtCTCAAAAAACAAGTCCCAAGAACAAGGACCTCAAAATTGCAACTAGTTGTTCCATTGACTGAAATGCCACATGCCAAGATCTCTCTCCCTGGATAAGGGTCACCTGATATTTGAAGATCCTCTATAGCTGGCAATGGATCGTCATCAGCAGCTGCATATTGCAATGTGAATATGATGTAAATATAAGTCACCACATAAGCTCAACATGTATTTTAGAGTAGAACCACACAAGTTACCCTCAGAGAATGATGATGAAGGTTCTTCAGGAACTGGTTGAAGAATTGGAGAAAAAGAAGGATTATGATCCTCTAGGGCATTGGAATAGGGAAAGGACCCCGAAGAACCCCAAGTTCCACtgtcttcattttcattctggTACCGTTCCGCAGCAGCTCTGTCAACCTCAGCACTACTGACAGGATCCTTAAATTTGACCATCCTACTATGTGTAGGATGCAATTCATCATGGCTCACAGCTCCTTGTGCTGGTGTATCATTGACATCTGAATCCCTAAGgtcaaataagagaaaaaaaatcaaccaaactATGAAGTAGATAAAAAAGAGACCCATTGCCAACTTAGAAGTCTCAAGAAACAGTTAGATGATATCACAAATCAATAATTCTAAGATTATATGGAACTATAAAATCATTAGCAGTTGTAGCTGCACTCAGTGGAAAACAGAACCatagttttttctttttgacgATCCATTGCCACATTGCGGTTATTGACGATCTCTGGATAAGCTGAAGGCCTGTAACGACCTCTCAACGCTAAGGCTGCATACATACAACCTCACCCAAACCCCACCTAGTTGTAAGCAtcacttaattttatttttccctTGAAAGACGTCAGACTACATAAGATAAGATAACAATCCAAGTTATTCAGCTTCCTAGTCtcttaatacttcctccgttctgaaatacttgctacattacgATTATTGACAcaattcatcgttcaagcttattttacatattgcggctaatgtgtaagaaaaaatatagtcaagttggatcttgtttgaattgtttaatcgcactttcataatattaactttatataatttttggatgtgtatagttcaatatataaatgatcaaaataacacattggattatgtaaaaagtcaaatgtaacaagtataaaGGAATCGAGCAAGTACATGAACTCTCAAATGCAACTCACAATATGATACCTTTACAACATATTCtacatttaaaaatcaaatttatggGTGAAAGAGTTGATATAAAATACTGACCATTAAACTGCATTTTTTTcactcttgattttttttttctttcttggttttctTCAGTTATAAGACTCCAACGTTATTGTGTATATGAATGAAGAATCCACAAACCCATCAGGCATGGAGAATTGTATGGTATTTCATTTCCAAAGGGAAGCCTAATTCTGTTACTTATTCCTTTCCAGATAAAATAATTGTCCTCTTTCTGGTATTAAATTCAGAGATATAAGAGCAAACAGAACATTAGTTCTACAGAAAAAGCAGTCTGCATGGATCTTCAATCTTCCTGCTGGTGGGGTGGTGGGAGATCCAGTTCTAAAACACCTTATCCATTACCAATACCTTAAAAGTAGCCAAATTCAGTTTTCACGGATAAGGATGAAGAGACAACTTTCCTTAAATAAACTTGCACTGTTTCAGGCCTTCAGCTTTCCAAACATACGGAAAGGCACATATTCTTATAGACAATCTAAAGAAGAGATAACGAAGAGTAAAAACGGCAGTCAATCAACATTTGTAAGAAACTACAATGTGGACAATTTTTAATGAACAGATACTACTATAAATCTTTGGGTAAGCTGTTTCAGGAACACCCTTAATGAACTACTTCTCTGTATACGGTGTCTGTTTCTATACTTTTTGAGCAAGAAAATTAGTTTAAACTGAACTCTAAAAGTGGTGACATTTGGCAAGAAGTTATAAATGATCTATACTGTTATTCTAGACATCAATCTCTTTATTTACATAGACAAAATCTGCTTATAATATAACTATCTAACAATTAAATATTATGCATTGCAATAACAAAAGCAGCAGGAAGAAATTTATCTTCTTAACAGCTAAGCCATTTCTACTTTAAAGATGACCTTGAAACCAACAAACAGAATATCAAATGAAAACAGGACCCACCAACTAAAGAGAAGGTTGTATAGTTCACAGTGGCAATCTTCATTTGAGCAGGCTCACCTGCTTGCATTAGGCCAAAACCTTCCAGGATTTTCTAGTTCTGTACTTTGTCCAACACCAGCATTTGCATCAGCTTGAACTGAATGATGCCCCCTAGAATTCCAATCTGTAGCAATCTGACCATCAGGGTTTGCCAAATTTGTGGGAGCATATTGCGGACGAGGCACAAGTTCAAGCCCCATTGTTCTCTGAGAGAAATTGCATAAATTCAGAAAAGCACCataatacataatacatatgAGATATATCAGCTTGTGAGCATACTGAAGTCAGTGCTACACCAGTGGCATGTTCAGGGGATTGGGGGGCAAAGTTTGGGCTAGTTCCACCAGAGCGCCATGGAGTTAGTTGATATTGAGACTCTTTCAGTTTTGCCTGTCAACACAAGACATACAAGATCACAAAATCTATTATGTGATGTCAGCTTCAATAGATTAGAAGCTAAACGAAGTTATACATCGCCTTAAACCAACTTTTCCTTTTTTGTGGTCGGTAAGTGGGGGTTTAAAAGGAGGAACACTTACCTCGGTGATCATTAACCTTTCTTGGAGATGCTTAAATAGGACCTGCAAACAGCCAATCAGAGAACGCAACTTCAGTAGAGTGCAAAACCAGGAGACATATACAGAGagaacacacacatacatagcAGAACATTTACTGATTTCCTTGAGCAACTATAAGATGTCACCTTTTCACAAGATATCGAAAATTGAAAAGGAAGTTCCGGTCGATATCAGCACTACAATAATCCGATTAAAGGATACAaaagcaaaacaaaaaatacCACAATAGATCCAGAGAAAGTAGATATGAGGGGGAAAAAAGGATGTCGATAAAATGATTTCAAGTCCAACTAATCAAGTCCTGCTCAGTTCTAAAGCACATTCTGGAATTCTTGATTGTTTCTTGCTTGCGGCAATAGATGTTTACTATTAACAACAAAAAGTTGGTTCTTATCTATGGATGATATTTTATGTGAACATCGATAGATTAATGAATTGATTAAATGATCAAAGAGTGGAAATCATGTGTAGCTGTGAGAAACTTGCCACAAGTGAGATCATAGAAAGTTGTTGATTCAATTCTGGACATAATAGGGGGGAAAATTTTGATGATCAATAAAACAATACATCAGAGCTTTTCTTGTCCACATGCCAAGCACATAATTTGGTGACAGCTTTGAGGAGCTATTCGCATGCTCTCCAAGGTTTATAAACTGTCCAAAATTGGAACACGGACACGAACACaataaaatttttatctttatGTAAAAAACTcagaaaaatatgttttttaaaaaaataaataaataaaactaatattttgGATTACTCTTGTTACTATGAAATTAACTATGAAACATAAAAGGAAGAAATCATAAAACCAGCAAGTATTAGTGCTCGCTTTACATCAAAATGTAAGGTTAAAGATAAAGTCAACAAGGTAGATGTGTCCAACTAGAGGGTTGGATCTGACACTGTAATGAAAGGAACAAACAGTAATGGAACAAAGGAAAGCTAGAAGACTATTATAATATGCTCAATAATTCTATTGTTAtgtattttcaatttttcataaCTGGACTAGTGCCATTTCtgaaatattgtaaataatCCTATAAATAGAAGGGGGAACATAGTGTCAAAATGCGGTAACGGAACGGCAATGAAGTTATCATAACACCTATATATCAGTCGaatcataagatatcccttgatacggcCCAAAAAACGGttattttacacctttacaatgcgggaAATATCAGTTTGCTTTTATTGAAAATCTTTACATCGCGGCGATGCGATGCGgccgatgcggccttgtttttacactataagGGCGAATGGGGAAAGAAAATCATCTaagaaatattttgtaatgAGTTTATCCTGTCAGAAGAGTGAAAGCCTCTCTCGAATAGAAACACAATGAATGATGCTCCCAAATGAGTAAGATTTTCCAACCCCTTACTTGACGGGTCCCTCCTCAATAAAGATAACAAGAAAATTATAACCATCTCTCACTACAATGATAGTAAGGGTGGGAGTCTGGGACAATATATGAAAAAGGCTATTAAGATTGTAGTATCAAAACTCTGTCATGAAGACAATTCTCGGATATGATGCAACACGACTCTAGGAGCCAGAATTCCGCAATCTAGGGATTGACTCCTTTCTTTGCCTCCCCAAGATCCTACACTCAAATGAGTTAATTTCACAACTCCCTCATCCTTGTTGTCTCCTTTATATAAGAATTATCATGTGTCATTTTCTACATGCGCATAGCAAAGACTAATTTGAGACTAACTCCAAGGCCAATGGTAAAATTTATCTCCATAGCTTTTAATTTGACTACTTATAGGTTGAGTACAGAAGTACCCCTAAAGAATAACATGCAACATATGCAGTTCCCTCCAACATTGTACACATGTCCTCATCCAATTCGTTATTATTCATAAGTTGACTTTTGTTGAGtttgaaaaagaaattatattatcaagaaacAGCAATTACAGGAAGCAAGTTTTCATTCTAGGTACTTTTTCCAACTAATACCTCTACTTCATTGACTGGTCACCTAATGATCATAGGCGACACACGTCTTccaaagtcaaaaaaaaagaCATACATAATTCAAAAAAGAACAGCTTCTTTGGAAGTTCCACTACCCACGATATAAAAAGTTGCTCGCTAGATTCCTCCTTTAAAGGTAGAATTTCCCACAAAAGTAAATTTTCTGCAATCAATTAGACACCAAAATAGCATTGAAACTTCTCAAGAAATGAAGTTCCACAGCTTGCACTTTCTAAAGATATGTAAAACCTTCATCCAAAAATACTACAGAAAATCTTTCTACTATCATAGTTTAGTAATTGGATAAGTAGAAAACCGAAGAGGGCCTCAAAGTCTAGAGTCTTGATGGATCCAATAATAATGACACCTTTGTCTCTACTCGAGATTCAGACCCACTCAACGGAATGGTGTTCAATGCACAACCCTGTTTCTTGGTACCTGCCTAAGATTTGATGTTTCCAACGACCAAATCACAGCCATGTGCCAAGGCAACTACCAACGTATCATATCTATTAGAGTCAAACTCACAAATAAAAATTGGCCTTTATAAGCACAAACATGTTTCCATGAATTACATAACTCCCCTTGTACCATGTGAAGCAAAAGACAGTATATACCATAATCACTAATCTTGATTTTTAAAGCACAAATATTGCTAAGTGAATCTATAATATTTGCAAAAGTTGGAGCCTATACAGTAAGAGAATATAATACCGAATGTTGCATAAAGTCACTTAAGAAACAAAAGCTACGatttaaagaaaacaaatatCAAGACAATTCAGACAAACCTTGATACTACCAACAATCGATTGGGCATCTGAAACTTGCGGCTGAAAAGAATATTCAGCTAGAAGAGGCAACAAAGAAGACACAAATATTGTTCTCTCTTGCTGCACGTCCTGAAAGAAAAAATTATGTCAAATTCAATTATGTAGATAAGATTCTTATAGCAAGCTCATAAAGCTGGCGCCCATTTATTGAAACAATTTCGTTCAACTGATTCCTTCAATCAAACTTATATATTTTTACATAAGATTAACCCAAATAGAAAGGATTAAGCCCAAACAGCTTGTTTTGGAAGCCCAATCAGCTGTATGAGAAATATATATGATCTGAATAGTCCTAAGTCTCATAAAATCTTGAAATTTAAGACAGGTTCAATCATATAAATCATTGAAAAACGAGAAAAGTCAAACTTAGAGAAATATATTACCTGTAAAGCATATGTTAGTCGTACATTTTCTTCTATTATATCTTGCCTATATGAGAGAGCTTTGGAGGCTGCATCAACTAGATCTTGTTGCTGCTGATCAAATGCCTGCATAGAGCAATTAATGAAGCTTATGGACTTATTCCTTTCGCTATATTACACAACAGATTCAGaccaatgccaaagccttaatccccaCATATGGGGTTGGCTTAATAAACCAATACAAGATCAACACAAGATCAAAAAccacaaaataacaaaattataacaaaaactAAATCAGGAAGAAGCTTGTACCATTCGCATATGAGCAATGCGTTTCTCTAGAATATATTTCTCATTACGAATTTGGCCTTCCTACAGTTAGAGAAAGAACAAACATGCCACTACAAAAATCACTAAATTCATATGGAAATAGATTCAAGAAGCcaatggtttaaaagatgagatAATAGCTTCAGAACCTTTATGGAATAGTCACTCAACTGCTTCTGAAGCTGAATAATATCTTCATCACGCTCCTTGATCTTTGAGAGAAAATGATATTGGGGTAAGTACAAATCTTACATTATAAGCATGGAAATAGAAAAGGAAGAATCCATCAAAAGTGTAAAACCTGCTTCCAAAGGGTACTAGGATTTTCTAATTCTGTTACTGGCAGCAATCTTTGTGTTTGATCATTGTTAGGTCCATATTCTCCATCCTTGTAGAACCTTAAAAGTGAAATTTTACAATGCATCAAAAGTGAGAATGTGTTACCAGATTCATTGCAAAAGATTAGAAAATTTATTTCCGAAGACCCAAAATTATAAGTTCAGCCTCTAAGTAAACATGAGATACCTGCCAGAAGAGTGCAATGTTGGTGATGTGGGCTGAGAAAAGTTAGCAGTTTCTGAGGTCTGGCCAACTGGAAGTGTGTTTGCTTTCCCATTACTATACACTTTCTGCATTTCAGCATTAAATCTTGAAGGAGAAACGGTACCTGATTGATAAGTTTGACTGGTTTGATAGACCCTGTTGATTTGCCTATTGTTATCAGATATATCAACAGAGTGACCCTGAGTCATAGGATAATCAACTTTCTGCCAAACAAGAAAAGAAGGGTCAAATGAAATTAAGTCTATGCATCACGCCATCACCTTGCATGATTCATAGGCTGATAGACATGAGGCCTACGGAGCATAAAAAGGTTAAGTAGAACAATAAGATTATATAAGAGATCGTTCACAAACACTGTACCACTAAAATATTACATTTCCACATGAACATTTCTTTCTAAACAAATGGTATAGAAAAAAGTTATCAAGAAAAGTGTGCGTGGGTATGTGTGAGTGGCAGGAGCATTCACTAGCAGTTAGTATCATTAAGCAGCTGTGAATACTCACAATGGTTTCAAGTTCTTGATCTCTCCTCAGAAGCTCTGCCCTTAACCTATTGTTTTCTTCGACCTGAAAATTTTCTTGTTAAACATCCATGACTCCAGAAAACAGACAAAACACACAGGTACCAAGCAAATGATAGAATAAAAATTAGAACAGTTAATGGAAAAAGCCAAAGTTGAGGTTCATCTTGCCAATGCTTATAAGCAAGAGTATAAAAAACCATTCACAGATTCTTGCTGCAAAACACTCCCATTCGCAGATTCTTGCTGCAAAACACTcctaaaaagaaagaaatagcTCCAActacataaaatataaactaCAGAAGACAAAAAGTAATGTCCAAAAACCCAGGAAACacttctataatttttaacCACCCTATCTCAGTTGGGTTATTAATTCGGTCTTTGGCATCAACACCTTTAAAAGCGATAAGATGCAATGAATTTAAGATACTAGAAGAACTAATACAAAAGTGGCCTGATTCTAATGGGTGCATGGAACAAGGGTGATGGCGAGTTATGTCCATATAATATTTTACGTAATTTGGAAAATTGTTTAAACTAGGATTTTTTGATCTAATTAGAGTTATGTAGTTATTAGGTCTTACAAATACACATACACATCATTGAATAAAATTTAGATTACTGAGTTGAAATTTGAGTAGTTAAGAAAGAGAGTTCTTGTGAATTTGCTTGTACATGATATCGTAATCAAGTGAGAAATCGAAAAGTGAAAACCACTGAGCAAGAATATCATCATATTGTTTCCAAACCTTTGAGCTTTGGTTCCCAAATTTCAAAGGGAGTCTTTTACGTGATAAAAGTATCAGATAAATTAAGCTAAAAGTCACTTTTGCACATTATGAATTGGGTTGGTAAATTCATATCTGCTTGATTCCTTCGTCACAAAAACGGATAGTCACACCGATAAAGGGTGCAAAAAAACACAGTGAGGATAAAGATGTGTTCAATTAAGGCTCTTCAAAATGAGTTCCAACCATGCAAACACATGTATCGTCCAAGTCAAAGGTTTTAGAATCTATCAGCTGACACTACCCACATTGCCTCATGATTTTGACAATATTCGACGGCGCAACAATAGCATCACCATGACCCGGAACACAAATGCAATTGGAATTGCATATTTGCACTATGGTTTCACCAACATAacgaaaattaattaaaacaaagcttagataattaaaagaaactcattactaaaataatttaagtttaataGAGATAAGCTTGGCAAAAATAAGTTTAAGTTTAGCAAGATAAGTGACActaaaaaactttgaaaaaaataagccAGGTCTAATCAGTAACGTTCATCGAAAATCGAAGTTCAACAAAACAAGTTGAACAGAACATTGCCAAAATCTTTGCATGAATCACCAAATAAAGACTTGACGTATTTGAAAACAACTACAATGTCTATGAGGGTCTTCACAATATACATTGGGAGTAGGTAGTAACAAGAAATTCTTTGAGGTAATGACTTTCCCCAAGAAACCAACCCAATTGTCCCATGAGAAAAAGAGGCCTAGGCAGTGTAAATGTGCTCTACAGCGACACACTGCTTTGAAATATTTCTTCATAcgaaaaattcataaattaccCATCTCTTCACAATAATGAGGCTCTAGTGTTGATCCAATTTCAAGATGAATACACCACAGGAGAAATCGAAATGTTATCCTTTCATAAAATGTTTCAATTATTTACGAAGGTTATTGAAACAAGAAGCATTTCAAGATGACTGGGAACAAGAAGCTGATACagaaactatttttttaatataaatttataagagGATCCAACAAATCTATTGTAAGATTGAGGTTTCTATCATTTTTAAGTTTCACATTAGTTCTCTTTTTTCTTGCCTTCCTTTGTGATCATTTGGACCACTTGGctattgtttcttatttttagtaaatttattGCCAAGAATAAACATTAAAGCTTCCGAATTTCTTAATGCTGaaatgattttataaataagCATAGTCATACTCTTCATTTTTAACATTCTACATCTCTTCAAGGATTTTGGCAAAGCATATGAACCTAAAAATATCCATTCTGTTCTGATCACTAATAGTATCAACACCTTAAACAAACATCCAGACTCATTAACAAGATCATCAAAAACCTAAGTTCACGTAGTAGTTTAATTAAACAGTTTCAACTGATAAGATCCCCTAAGCATATCCAATGAAAATGGTAAGAATAAGTACTATGATACCATGGAAATCAACCAAGCAAGGCaagaataataaatgaaacaaaacgCCTCATACAAATCTAAGAAAGCGCCATAGTTCAATAAACCAACAGCCAATCCTATCGGCCATCCTCAAATGTTTAATTACACTGTAAGATTTATTTCGAAGCATGATGAACTGTAAAGTGAAGATCataacaaaaatcaatcaaaacacCAAATTACTATTAGTCCAACACGAATTTTCTTACTCAAGTGTCGCCATCACCACGAATACAATTGACTAGCAAGAATCTACCAAACTAAAAAATTCCTCAATCAATCTCACCCCATAacatctacacaacaaaatttccgaaaacaaaaaaaatttatatttcacaT
The sequence above is drawn from the Amaranthus tricolor cultivar Red isolate AtriRed21 chromosome 5, ASM2621246v1, whole genome shotgun sequence genome and encodes:
- the LOC130813204 gene encoding uncharacterized protein LOC130813204 isoform X4, with translation MENGGLSDKFGELSIDNAKDNSLFQVMKAVEAAEATIRQQVEENNRLRAELLRRDQELETIKVDYPMTQGHSVDISDNNRQINRVYQTSQTYQSVGQTSETANFSQPTSPTLHSSGRFYKDGEYGPNNDQTQRLLPVTELENPSTLWKQIKERDEDIIQLQKQLSDYSIKEGQIRNEKYILEKRIAHMRMAFDQQQQDLVDAASKALSYRQDIIEENVRLTYALQDVQQERTIFVSSLLPLLAEYSFQPQVSDAQSIVGSIKVLFKHLQERLMITEAKLKESQYQLTPWRSGGTSPNFAPQSPEHATGVALTSRTMGLELVPRPQYAPTNLANPDGQIATDWNSRGHHSVQADANAGVGQSTELENPGRFWPNASRDSDVNDTPAQGAVSHDELHPTHSRMVKFKDPVSSAEVDRAAAERYQNENEDSGTWGSSGSFPYSNALEDHNPSFSPILQPVPEEPSSSFSEAADDDPLPAIEDLQISGDPYPGREILACGISVNGTTSCNFEWVRYLEDGSVKYIDGAKQPNYLVTADDVETYLAIEVQPLDDRNRKGELVKVFANDHKKISCDPAMQSHIEQNLRNGQASYNVSVSANFLDIWEPAILTIKREGYSIRGTGSSIVVINEKFVPGTTVSITHGQHIEFSIDGPNEVKRLLRAEDTVPDISSLRDAIVLTLRLFIMKAMQKGKGKRRRMFFSK
- the LOC130813204 gene encoding uncharacterized protein LOC130813204 isoform X3, with translation MENGGLSDKFGELSIDNAKDNSLFQVMKAVEAAEATIRQQVEENNRLRAELLRRDQELETIKVDYPMTQGHSVDISDNNRQINRVYQTSQTYQSVGQTSETANFSQPTSPTLHSSGRFYKDGEYGPNNDQTQRLLPVTELENPSTLWKQIKERDEDIIQLQKQLSDYSIKEGQIRNEKYILEKRIAHMRMAFDQQQQDLVDAASKALSYRQDIIEENVRLTYALQDVQQERTIFVSSLLPLLAEYSFQPQVSDAQSIVGSIKVLFKHLQERLMITEAKLKESQYQLTPWRSGGTSPNFAPQSPEHATGVALTSRTMGLELVPRPQYAPTNLANPDGQIATDWNSRGHHSVQADANAGVGQSTELENPGRFWPNASRDSDVNDTPAQGAVSHDELHPTHSRMVKFKDPVSSAEVDRAAAERYQNENEDSGTWGSSGSFPYSNALEDHNPSFSPILQPVPEEPSSSFSEAADDDPLPAIEDLQISGDPYPGREILACGISVNGTTSCNFEWVRYLEDGSVKYIDGAKQPNYLVTADDVETYLAIEVQPLDDRNRKGELVKVFANDHKKISCDPAMQSHIEQNLRNGQASYNVSVSLVQANFLDIWEPAILTIKREGYSIRGTGSSIVVINEKFVPGTTVSITHGQHIEFSIDGPNEVKRLLRAEDTVPDISSLRDAIVLTLRLFIMKAMQKGKGKRRRMFFSK
- the LOC130813204 gene encoding uncharacterized protein LOC130813204 isoform X2 yields the protein MENGGLSDKFGELSIDNAKDNSLFQVMKAVEAAEATIRQQVEENNRLRAELLRRDQELETIKVDYPMTQGHSVDISDNNRQINRVYQTSQTYQSGTVSPSRFNAEMQKVYSNGKANTLPVGQTSETANFSQPTSPTLHSSGRFYKDGEYGPNNDQTQRLLPVTELENPSTLWKQIKERDEDIIQLQKQLSDYSIKEGQIRNEKYILEKRIAHMRMAFDQQQQDLVDAASKALSYRQDIIEENVRLTYALQDVQQERTIFVSSLLPLLAEYSFQPQVSDAQSIVGSIKVLFKHLQERLMITEAKLKESQYQLTPWRSGGTSPNFAPQSPEHATGVALTSRTMGLELVPRPQYAPTNLANPDGQIATDWNSRGHHSVQADANAGVGQSTELENPGRFWPNASRDSDVNDTPAQGAVSHDELHPTHSRMVKFKDPVSSAEVDRAAAERYQNENEDSGTWGSSGSFPYSNALEDHNPSFSPILQPVPEEPSSSFSEAADDDPLPAIEDLQISGDPYPGREILACGISVNGTTSCNFEWVRYLEDGSVKYIDGAKQPNYLVTADDVETYLAIEVQPLDDRNRKGELVKVFANDHKKISCDPAMQSHIEQNLRNGQASYNVSVSANFLDIWEPAILTIKREGYSIRGTGSSIVVINEKFVPGTTVSITHGQHIEFSIDGPNEVKRLLRAEDTVPDISSLRDAIVLTLRLFIMKAMQKGKGKRRRMFFSK
- the LOC130813204 gene encoding uncharacterized protein LOC130813204 isoform X1, yielding MENGGLSDKFGELSIDNAKDNSLFQVMKAVEAAEATIRQQVEENNRLRAELLRRDQELETIKVDYPMTQGHSVDISDNNRQINRVYQTSQTYQSGTVSPSRFNAEMQKVYSNGKANTLPVGQTSETANFSQPTSPTLHSSGRFYKDGEYGPNNDQTQRLLPVTELENPSTLWKQIKERDEDIIQLQKQLSDYSIKEGQIRNEKYILEKRIAHMRMAFDQQQQDLVDAASKALSYRQDIIEENVRLTYALQDVQQERTIFVSSLLPLLAEYSFQPQVSDAQSIVGSIKVLFKHLQERLMITEAKLKESQYQLTPWRSGGTSPNFAPQSPEHATGVALTSRTMGLELVPRPQYAPTNLANPDGQIATDWNSRGHHSVQADANAGVGQSTELENPGRFWPNASRDSDVNDTPAQGAVSHDELHPTHSRMVKFKDPVSSAEVDRAAAERYQNENEDSGTWGSSGSFPYSNALEDHNPSFSPILQPVPEEPSSSFSEAADDDPLPAIEDLQISGDPYPGREILACGISVNGTTSCNFEWVRYLEDGSVKYIDGAKQPNYLVTADDVETYLAIEVQPLDDRNRKGELVKVFANDHKKISCDPAMQSHIEQNLRNGQASYNVSVSLVQANFLDIWEPAILTIKREGYSIRGTGSSIVVINEKFVPGTTVSITHGQHIEFSIDGPNEVKRLLRAEDTVPDISSLRDAIVLTLRLFIMKAMQKGKGKRRRMFFSK